The following are encoded together in the Roseobacter denitrificans OCh 114 genome:
- a CDS encoding BtpA/SgcQ family protein, whose amino-acid sequence MPLKLFDSNKPVIAALHLPDFALNRHLSVAWYEDYAVANARVFAEAGIPWIKLQDQTKTAGQAAPDTLTLMASLARLIRSEVPQLRLGIIVEAHDPGAALCVAHASGADFIRLKVFVGGAMTAQGPRDGLSAEVVAMRSELRRADIAILADIHDRTAMPLSSESQPFAANWAVKSGADGLVITGASFADTLSRISAVRDSGARRPILIGGGVTESNVHEAMAAADGVIVSSALMRRDAAADDVIQWDADLCKRFMDAVGVAA is encoded by the coding sequence ATGCCCTTGAAATTGTTCGACTCTAACAAACCCGTCATTGCCGCGCTGCACCTGCCGGATTTCGCGCTGAACCGGCATCTGTCGGTCGCATGGTACGAAGATTACGCGGTCGCAAACGCCCGCGTGTTTGCCGAGGCTGGCATCCCTTGGATCAAACTGCAGGATCAGACCAAGACCGCAGGACAGGCAGCGCCGGACACGTTGACGTTGATGGCTTCACTCGCTCGTTTGATCCGCTCGGAAGTGCCGCAGCTTCGACTTGGTATCATCGTCGAGGCGCATGATCCCGGTGCAGCCCTTTGCGTGGCGCATGCGTCGGGGGCCGATTTTATCCGGTTGAAGGTGTTTGTCGGCGGCGCCATGACCGCGCAAGGCCCGCGCGATGGCCTGAGCGCGGAGGTTGTGGCGATGCGTTCTGAGCTGCGCCGCGCGGACATCGCGATACTGGCAGATATTCATGACCGCACGGCGATGCCGCTCTCTAGTGAAAGCCAGCCCTTTGCGGCAAACTGGGCTGTGAAATCCGGCGCCGATGGATTGGTCATTACTGGTGCGAGTTTCGCCGACACGCTGAGCCGCATCAGTGCCGTGCGGGACAGTGGTGCGCGTCGTCCCATCCTGATCGGAGGCGGCGTGACCGAGAGCAACGTGCATGAGGCGATGGCGGCAGCGGATGGTGTGATCGTCAGCAGTGCCCTGATGCGGCGCGACGCGGCGGCGGATGATGTGATCCAATGGGACGCGGATCTGTGCAAGCGTTTCATGGACGCGGTCGGGGTGGCGGCATGA
- a CDS encoding polysaccharide deacetylase family protein, whose amino-acid sequence MTQPRDFAGYAGHPPAMRWPNGAGLAVSIVVNVEEGAELSLSAGDERNEHIYEAVERVEGQPDLCMESHFEYGPRAGWPRIRAALRSRKVPATLNACGRALEATPWIAREAVQDGHEIAAHGWRWERHVHMDEQTERRAIARAVAAIERVSGRPPLGWHTRSATSLRTRDLLIEQGGFLYDSNAYNDDIPYVVDTGHGPHVVLPYAFDTNDMRYYNNGGFVFAEDFARYCIAGFDRLLKEADDAPRMLSIGLHTRIIGRPARIAGLEAFLDHALARENVWFASRADIAHAWRKAIGLPDWQPRPCPETFATDSPT is encoded by the coding sequence ATGACGCAGCCGCGCGACTTTGCAGGCTATGCGGGGCACCCCCCCGCGATGCGCTGGCCCAATGGCGCGGGTCTCGCGGTTTCCATCGTCGTGAATGTGGAAGAAGGCGCGGAGCTTTCCCTTAGCGCGGGGGATGAGCGCAACGAGCATATCTACGAGGCCGTTGAGCGGGTCGAAGGTCAGCCTGATCTCTGTATGGAGAGCCACTTTGAATATGGGCCGCGCGCGGGATGGCCGCGCATTCGCGCGGCGTTGCGCAGTCGCAAGGTGCCTGCCACGCTGAACGCCTGCGGTCGCGCGTTGGAGGCGACGCCGTGGATTGCGCGCGAAGCCGTGCAGGACGGACACGAGATCGCGGCCCACGGCTGGCGCTGGGAGCGGCATGTCCACATGGACGAGCAGACCGAGCGGCGCGCCATCGCGCGCGCCGTGGCAGCCATCGAACGCGTGTCAGGTCGCCCGCCGCTGGGGTGGCATACCCGGTCCGCCACCTCGCTGCGCACCCGTGATTTGTTGATCGAGCAGGGCGGCTTTCTTTATGACAGCAATGCCTATAATGACGACATTCCGTATGTGGTTGATACGGGGCATGGCCCCCATGTGGTGCTGCCCTATGCCTTTGATACCAACGACATGCGGTATTACAACAATGGCGGTTTCGTCTTTGCCGAGGATTTCGCGCGCTACTGCATCGCGGGGTTCGACAGGCTGTTGAAGGAAGCCGACGATGCCCCGCGCATGCTGTCCATTGGCCTGCACACGCGCATTATCGGACGTCCGGCACGTATCGCGGGGCTGGAGGCTTTTCTGGACCACGCGCTGGCCCGCGAAAACGTCTGGTTCGCGAGCCGTGCCGACATCGCACATGCGTGGCGCAAGGCGATCGGACTGCCAGACTGGCAGCCCCGTCCTTGTCCTGAAACCTTTGCAACGGATAGTCCCACATGA
- a CDS encoding polysaccharide deacetylase family protein: MTRDLIGYGGAWPALTWPGGSKLAVSVVVNFEEGAEQQVIDGDPVSERMGEVISVVPEGKPDPGQAQIFAYGTRAGAWRMADALRQYRVPATVFACGRAAERAAPVLQVFCEDGHETACHGWLWRPHADYDTAEAEAEDLDRATAAIAKVTGAAPVGFFCRGAESPWTRDLLAARGFVYTSNGFDDDLPYRDPSGLTVVPYALDANDMKFFHPNGFVRAQDMVDYVTDALDVLEAEAARGLPRLLNIGFHLRIVGRPGRFKAFEQILAELDRRRDRLWLARRIDIAEAFDKACPA; encoded by the coding sequence ATGACCCGTGACCTTATCGGCTATGGCGGCGCATGGCCCGCCCTGACCTGGCCGGGCGGGTCAAAACTCGCGGTTTCCGTTGTGGTCAATTTCGAGGAAGGGGCAGAGCAGCAGGTGATAGATGGCGATCCGGTCAGTGAACGGATGGGCGAGGTGATCTCCGTCGTGCCGGAGGGCAAACCGGATCCCGGGCAGGCGCAGATCTTTGCCTATGGCACCCGCGCGGGTGCGTGGCGTATGGCAGATGCCTTGCGGCAGTACCGCGTACCGGCGACTGTTTTCGCCTGTGGGCGCGCGGCCGAACGCGCAGCACCTGTTTTGCAAGTGTTTTGCGAGGATGGCCATGAAACCGCCTGCCACGGCTGGCTCTGGCGGCCGCATGCCGACTATGACACCGCCGAAGCCGAAGCCGAGGATCTGGATCGCGCAACAGCAGCGATTGCAAAAGTCACCGGTGCCGCGCCGGTCGGTTTTTTCTGCCGGGGTGCCGAAAGCCCATGGACCCGCGACCTGCTAGCGGCGCGTGGGTTTGTGTATACGTCCAACGGGTTTGATGATGATCTGCCGTATCGCGATCCCTCCGGGCTGACGGTCGTTCCTTATGCGCTGGACGCCAATGACATGAAGTTCTTCCACCCCAACGGTTTCGTGCGGGCGCAGGACATGGTCGATTATGTCACGGATGCGCTGGATGTGCTGGAGGCCGAAGCCGCCCGAGGCCTGCCGCGTCTGCTCAACATCGGGTTTCACTTGCGCATCGTGGGGCGGCCCGGGCGGTTCAAGGCGTTCGAGCAGATCCTCGCTGAACTGGACCGCCGCCGCGACCGGCTCTGGCTGGCGCGGCGCATCGACATCGCCGAGGCGTTTGACAAGGCCTGTCCGGCATGA
- a CDS encoding aspartate/glutamate racemase family protein: MIALINPNTSTATTAAMLRIAQETAGPDVDIHGFTAPFGASLITNPQALAEAEQAVIALAPELSQASAVIIAAFGDPGLSALRARLHNPVTGIAEAGMQEAAEGKRAFAVVTTTPDLVDPIAEMASRNGHATFIGTWTTKGDPVSLMSNASDLCDALAEACARAMRAGAGAIVIGGGPLAQAARSLSATSPVPLIEPLPAAVRLSLARLGQGGVQ, translated from the coding sequence ATGATCGCCTTGATCAATCCAAATACGTCGACCGCCACGACCGCCGCTATGCTGCGTATCGCGCAGGAAACGGCAGGGCCCGACGTGGACATACACGGCTTTACCGCGCCATTCGGGGCATCGCTCATCACGAATCCGCAGGCCTTGGCTGAGGCGGAACAGGCGGTGATTGCCCTCGCACCAGAGCTGTCGCAGGCGTCTGCGGTGATCATTGCGGCTTTCGGTGATCCGGGTCTGAGCGCTTTGCGCGCACGTCTGCACAACCCTGTCACCGGCATTGCAGAAGCCGGCATGCAAGAGGCGGCGGAAGGGAAACGTGCCTTTGCGGTCGTCACGACAACACCGGATCTGGTGGATCCCATCGCTGAAATGGCTTCTCGCAATGGTCATGCGACATTCATCGGAACATGGACCACAAAGGGCGATCCTGTGAGCTTGATGTCGAACGCGTCTGACCTGTGTGATGCACTGGCAGAGGCGTGCGCCCGCGCCATGCGTGCAGGGGCAGGTGCAATTGTCATCGGGGGCGGGCCACTGGCGCAAGCCGCGCGCAGCCTGTCGGCTACCTCACCCGTCCCGTTGATCGAGCCGCTGCCTGCTGCCGTCCGGCTGAGCCTCGCGCGCCTTGGGCAAGGGGGCGTTCAATGA
- a CDS encoding amidohydrolase family protein, whose protein sequence is MTRHLVVADHIITGFDAGGVAHIVEEGAILIDGDRVAGIGAAKALRRAHPDLPETGGAGYVAMPGLINAHHHVGLTPFQMGARDQPLELWFPERLAMRDVDPRLDTLYSAFEMVASGVTTVQHLHSRAPGDTDAVLARADKIIGAYRELGMRASYSFALRDQNRMIYAADEEFVAALPPALQKPTAEYLAGFGLPLSEQIAVFHALRERWADDPLIGIQIAPSNLHWLSDAALESAARMAQDTGAPLHMHLLETPYQQEYAHRRTGGSALEHVDSFGLIGPQLTIGHGVWMTPDDIALVAERGACLCHNCSSNLRLKSGTADLNAFLASGVPVGLGIDEAGINDDRDMLQEMRLALTLHRPPGHDAPSPDAGDILRMATEHGAATTPFAGRIGRLAPGQMADIVLLDWRAVTYPWQDPAMPLIDVLVRRAKAGVVASVMIGGRTVYRDGNFIGVDRGETLKELALELARPDTPTDAKLRRLSQDLLEPVRRHYSGWCKDLQGR, encoded by the coding sequence ATGACCCGTCATCTGGTCGTCGCAGATCATATCATCACCGGCTTTGACGCCGGTGGGGTGGCGCACATTGTCGAGGAGGGGGCGATCCTGATCGACGGCGACCGGGTGGCCGGGATCGGCGCGGCAAAGGCGCTTCGGCGGGCTCATCCGGATCTGCCCGAGACCGGAGGCGCGGGATATGTCGCCATGCCGGGCCTGATCAATGCGCATCATCACGTGGGTCTTACACCGTTCCAGATGGGTGCGCGCGACCAGCCGCTGGAGCTGTGGTTTCCCGAACGCCTTGCCATGCGCGATGTGGATCCGCGTCTGGACACGCTCTATTCCGCGTTCGAGATGGTTGCATCGGGCGTGACCACGGTGCAGCACCTGCACAGCCGGGCGCCGGGGGACACCGACGCGGTGCTTGCCCGGGCCGATAAGATCATTGGCGCGTACCGCGAATTGGGCATGCGGGCGAGCTACTCCTTTGCCCTGCGCGATCAGAACCGGATGATCTACGCCGCCGATGAGGAATTCGTGGCCGCGCTTCCGCCCGCGCTGCAGAAACCGACGGCAGAGTATCTCGCAGGCTTTGGACTGCCGCTGTCCGAGCAGATCGCGGTGTTTCATGCGCTGCGCGAACGCTGGGCAGATGATCCGCTGATCGGGATACAGATTGCGCCCTCGAACCTGCACTGGTTGTCCGATGCAGCGCTGGAAAGTGCGGCGCGCATGGCGCAGGACACCGGCGCGCCCTTGCACATGCACCTGCTGGAAACGCCCTATCAGCAAGAATACGCGCACAGGCGGACCGGGGGGTCTGCGCTGGAACATGTGGACAGCTTTGGGTTGATCGGACCGCAGCTTACGATCGGGCACGGGGTCTGGATGACGCCGGATGACATAGCGCTTGTGGCGGAGCGGGGGGCGTGTCTGTGCCACAACTGCTCGTCAAACCTGCGGCTTAAAAGCGGGACGGCCGATCTGAATGCCTTTCTGGCCAGCGGCGTGCCTGTGGGGCTGGGCATTGACGAGGCGGGGATCAACGATGACCGGGACATGCTGCAGGAAATGCGGCTGGCGCTGACGCTGCATCGCCCGCCCGGACATGACGCACCGTCCCCCGATGCCGGCGACATCCTGCGCATGGCCACAGAACACGGTGCCGCCACGACACCTTTCGCGGGTCGGATCGGTCGACTTGCGCCGGGGCAGATGGCCGATATTGTCTTGCTGGACTGGCGCGCCGTGACTTACCCCTGGCAAGATCCCGCAATGCCTTTGATAGATGTACTGGTAAGGCGCGCCAAAGCAGGGGTCGTCGCATCAGTGATGATCGGCGGGCGCACCGTTTACCGGGACGGCAATTTCATCGGCGTTGACCGCGGTGAAACCCTCAAGGAACTCGCGCTTGAGCTGGCCCGTCCGGACACCCCGACGGATGCCAAGCTTCGGCGCTTGTCCCAAGACCTGTTGGAGCCTGTTCGCAGGCATTACAGCGGATGGTGCAAGGACCTTCAGGGCCGCTGA
- a CDS encoding ABC transporter ATP-binding protein — MERAISIDDGAITPNAQKQSVGEPLTLGGISHSYGDGLAVDDVTLEVAGGELIALLGPSGCGKSTLLRIVAGFLEQTRGEVKIGDRFVDSLPPNRREVGIVFQNYALFPHMTVADNIAYGLDARGDAKSDQRQRVSEMLKTVRMEAFGNRKPGQLSGGQQQRVALARALAVRPRILLLDEPFAALDKNLRLDMQIEIKRLQRQFALTAILVTHDQEEAMGIADRIAVMNKGRIEQLGSPVEIYDQPATLFVNDFIGSSNRFAGEVLGREADRYVIRLDNGAIWHVASSKTFNTADGVLLTVRPEQLMLVDQPAPGAFAVEHTLSMPLGGTLIHDVQTPDGATIKVAAPRRVGEVATPLGPSHCALAETAAPILFPKPK; from the coding sequence GTGGAACGCGCCATTTCCATCGACGACGGGGCGATCACGCCAAACGCTCAAAAGCAATCGGTTGGCGAGCCGCTGACCCTTGGTGGCATATCGCACAGCTATGGGGACGGGCTGGCCGTCGATGACGTCACACTGGAAGTTGCCGGTGGGGAACTGATTGCGCTTCTGGGTCCGTCCGGGTGTGGGAAATCCACCCTGCTTCGCATCGTGGCGGGGTTCCTCGAACAAACCAGAGGTGAGGTAAAGATCGGGGATCGCTTTGTCGATTCCTTGCCCCCGAACCGTCGCGAGGTGGGGATCGTTTTCCAGAATTACGCGCTCTTTCCACATATGACCGTGGCCGACAATATCGCCTACGGTCTTGATGCGCGCGGCGACGCCAAATCCGATCAGCGACAGCGTGTGTCGGAAATGCTCAAGACCGTGCGGATGGAAGCCTTTGGCAATCGCAAGCCGGGGCAACTGTCGGGCGGACAACAGCAGCGCGTTGCCCTTGCGCGTGCGCTTGCTGTACGGCCCCGTATCCTGCTGCTTGATGAACCCTTTGCCGCGCTGGACAAGAATCTGCGCCTTGATATGCAGATCGAAATCAAGCGACTGCAACGCCAGTTCGCGCTGACCGCGATCCTCGTGACCCACGATCAGGAAGAGGCCATGGGCATCGCTGACCGCATTGCGGTGATGAACAAGGGCCGCATTGAGCAATTGGGCAGTCCGGTGGAAATCTACGACCAGCCCGCGACGCTGTTCGTCAATGATTTCATCGGATCTTCGAACCGGTTCGCGGGGGAGGTGTTGGGTCGCGAAGCGGACCGCTATGTCATTCGTCTCGACAATGGCGCGATCTGGCACGTGGCATCGTCCAAGACTTTCAATACTGCAGACGGGGTCCTGCTGACTGTGCGGCCGGAACAGCTGATGCTGGTGGACCAGCCCGCGCCGGGCGCGTTTGCGGTCGAGCACACGCTGAGTATGCCCCTCGGCGGGACGCTCATTCACGATGTTCAGACGCCAGATGGTGCCACCATCAAGGTGGCAGCGCCGCGCCGTGTGGGCGAGGTGGCAACGCCCCTTGGCCCGAGCCACTGCGCGCTGGCTGAGACGGCCGCCCCGATCCTCTTTCCCAAGCCCAAATGA
- a CDS encoding extracellular solute-binding protein, whose protein sequence is MNDLSRRRLLQSAAAFGAASALPFSAARAADSLAAAIYPGTWDEAYRSVVAPLLAQKHGVDVAFDPLWAVDQVTKARAGRGIAPFDCFVLDPGPTAAAREADLFEPIDASMLSNAANLPDGMISADAATVNVQVVGLCYNPTAFPEPPTRWEQIFESPYVERLGLTGFQTTFGTVSLIEMAKVFGGSDTDMEPIFAKLQEALPKVAAVTGPAGLPGLFQQGQIDLMYTNTNNVATLKAQGVDIEFIAPETGAITFSTSLHITKGSENVEAAHKYIDTAISAEAQSQLQLSPYNMIPVNKQVELAETLYIKSVDELSDMVVHDWSVINPQRAGWIERFNKEITK, encoded by the coding sequence ATGAATGACCTTTCCCGCCGAAGACTCTTGCAAAGCGCCGCCGCGTTCGGCGCAGCCTCAGCCTTGCCGTTCTCGGCTGCGCGTGCTGCGGACTCTCTGGCAGCCGCCATCTATCCAGGAACCTGGGACGAGGCCTACCGGTCCGTCGTCGCCCCCTTGCTTGCGCAAAAGCATGGCGTGGATGTGGCTTTTGATCCGCTGTGGGCCGTGGATCAGGTCACCAAGGCACGCGCCGGGCGCGGTATTGCGCCGTTTGACTGTTTTGTCCTCGACCCCGGACCCACGGCTGCGGCGAGAGAGGCCGATCTTTTCGAGCCGATTGACGCCTCTATGCTGTCCAATGCGGCAAACCTGCCCGATGGGATGATCTCGGCGGATGCGGCGACCGTCAATGTGCAGGTTGTTGGCCTGTGCTATAACCCGACCGCCTTCCCCGAGCCGCCAACCCGTTGGGAGCAGATATTCGAGTCTCCTTATGTCGAACGGCTTGGCCTCACGGGGTTCCAGACCACATTCGGTACGGTGTCCCTGATCGAGATGGCAAAGGTCTTTGGCGGGTCCGACACGGATATGGAGCCGATCTTTGCAAAACTGCAGGAAGCGCTTCCCAAGGTTGCAGCCGTCACCGGGCCCGCCGGGTTGCCCGGCCTGTTCCAGCAGGGTCAGATCGATCTGATGTATACCAACACCAACAACGTCGCGACGCTCAAGGCGCAGGGTGTGGACATCGAATTCATCGCGCCTGAAACCGGGGCCATCACATTCTCGACGTCTCTTCACATCACGAAGGGGTCCGAGAACGTCGAAGCCGCGCACAAATACATCGACACGGCGATCTCGGCTGAAGCCCAGTCGCAATTGCAGCTGTCCCCCTACAACATGATCCCGGTGAACAAGCAGGTCGAACTGGCAGAGACCCTTTACATCAAATCCGTGGATGAGTTGTCGGATATGGTTGTGCACGATTGGAGCGTGATCAATCCGCAGCGTGCGGGGTGGATTGAGCGGTTCAACAAAGAGATCACCAAGTAA
- a CDS encoding ABC transporter permease, whose product MAGAATYEPGRVDWRLAAPLGLTYLAFFAAPLLILLAMSFAADDRFASFSADSWVKFWGDPFYRGVVYDTVWLGLIAVVATSILSYPIALLFISCGPRLRKLLIFIILLPLLTSVVIRTFAWIVILAREGVVNQTLISLGLTSAPLNLLQTELGLVIALTQIEMPLMLLPLVTVMQQINPSLSDASRALGGSKWRTFFRIILPLSLPGWIAGATLVFASATTAFISQTVIGGARLVYLPSLIWQQSMVVFDWPFAAVASVTLLVAVLSGVMLFSLLGRFARID is encoded by the coding sequence ATGGCTGGTGCCGCAACATATGAACCCGGACGTGTGGACTGGCGGCTCGCAGCGCCGCTCGGTCTGACGTATCTGGCGTTTTTTGCGGCACCGCTCCTTATCCTGCTGGCGATGTCGTTTGCGGCGGATGATCGTTTTGCGTCCTTCTCTGCGGACAGTTGGGTCAAGTTCTGGGGCGACCCGTTCTATCGCGGCGTTGTCTATGACACGGTGTGGCTTGGTCTGATCGCCGTGGTGGCGACGTCGATCCTGTCCTATCCGATTGCGCTTCTGTTCATTTCGTGCGGGCCGCGCCTGCGGAAACTTCTGATCTTCATCATCCTGCTTCCGCTGCTGACATCGGTGGTGATCCGCACGTTCGCTTGGATCGTGATCCTCGCGCGCGAGGGCGTGGTCAATCAGACCCTGATCAGCCTCGGGCTGACTTCTGCGCCGCTGAACCTTTTGCAAACAGAACTGGGCCTCGTGATTGCGCTGACGCAGATCGAGATGCCCCTGATGCTGTTACCGCTCGTCACGGTCATGCAGCAAATCAACCCCAGCCTGTCGGATGCGTCCCGCGCGCTTGGCGGTTCCAAATGGCGCACATTCTTCCGCATCATCCTGCCGCTTTCGCTGCCCGGATGGATTGCGGGCGCAACCCTTGTGTTCGCCTCGGCGACAACCGCGTTCATCTCGCAGACGGTGATTGGTGGCGCGCGTCTTGTCTATCTGCCGTCGCTGATCTGGCAGCAATCGATGGTCGTTTTCGACTGGCCCTTTGCCGCCGTGGCATCGGTTACACTGCTGGTTGCTGTGCTCAGCGGCGTGATGCTGTTTTCCCTGCTTGGTCGTTTTGCGAGGATAGACTGA
- a CDS encoding ABC transporter permease, whose protein sequence is MAHRSTVSDRSYSIVMGGLAALGILILVGPVIIVLLTSFTSSRVLTFPPPGFSLEWYAALFDPVKSGHIHSALANSLYVAAIATALAVLLATAAALAMARSRGASARALEASFMSPLILPGLSFGLAALMFFSILGFRPSINHLIAGHLVVIAPFVFRTTLASLSQFNPALLESSASLGAGRFYAFRRITLPIITPGIVAGGFLAFVASMDNVPVSLFLSNARTNMLPIRMWGMMETTLDVRVAAISGVIIIAVLVLMIVMDRLTGLTRRMSM, encoded by the coding sequence ATGGCGCATCGCAGCACCGTTTCGGACCGGTCCTATTCCATTGTCATGGGCGGCCTTGCAGCACTTGGCATCCTGATCCTTGTGGGTCCCGTGATCATCGTGCTGCTCACGTCGTTCACATCGTCCCGCGTGTTGACCTTTCCGCCGCCGGGTTTTTCGCTTGAATGGTATGCGGCGCTTTTTGATCCGGTGAAGTCGGGTCATATCCATTCGGCCTTGGCCAATTCCCTCTATGTCGCCGCGATTGCCACGGCCCTCGCTGTCCTGCTTGCAACGGCTGCGGCACTGGCCATGGCCCGGTCCAGGGGGGCCTCTGCGCGCGCACTCGAAGCCAGCTTCATGTCACCCCTGATCTTGCCGGGATTGTCCTTTGGCTTGGCGGCGTTGATGTTTTTCTCGATCCTCGGGTTTCGTCCATCGATCAATCACCTGATTGCGGGGCATCTTGTGGTGATCGCGCCTTTCGTCTTTCGCACGACGCTCGCGAGCCTGTCACAATTCAACCCGGCACTTCTGGAAAGCTCTGCCAGCCTTGGGGCAGGGCGCTTTTATGCGTTCCGCCGGATTACGCTGCCAATCATCACGCCGGGCATTGTTGCGGGCGGATTTCTGGCATTCGTGGCGTCGATGGACAACGTGCCGGTGTCGCTGTTCCTGTCCAATGCCCGCACCAATATGCTGCCCATTCGCATGTGGGGCATGATGGAAACCACCCTTGATGTGCGCGTGGCCGCGATTTCCGGTGTGATCATCATCGCCGTGCTCGTGTTGATGATTGTGATGGATCGATTGACCGGCCTGACGCGCCGGATGAGTATGTGA
- a CDS encoding allantoinase PuuE: protein MTYPRDFVGYGANPPDPKWPNGARVAINFVMNYEEGSEPSIQDGEGFTEVALTDAHGLDQAVKGRDLAGEGLFAYGSRVGFWRLMRLFQERGLPMTVFGCALAIERNRQAAQAIRDSGFDCCCHGWRWVKHFELSEDEERDHIKRAIASLRETLGERPLGWYCRYGPSVNTRKLVVEEGGFLYDSDAYDDELPYWTKVAGKPHLVVPYSLTNNDAKFCGSFATSNDYFEWHKDAFDMLYREGASAPKMMSVGLHMRLIGHPARAVGLERFLDYVAGHDDVWITRRLDIAHHWAKTHPYSGPLG, encoded by the coding sequence ATGACTTACCCCCGAGATTTTGTTGGCTATGGCGCCAACCCGCCGGATCCGAAATGGCCAAATGGCGCGCGTGTCGCTATCAATTTTGTGATGAACTACGAAGAGGGGTCCGAGCCGTCGATTCAGGATGGTGAGGGCTTTACCGAGGTCGCACTGACAGACGCCCACGGCCTTGATCAAGCGGTCAAGGGGCGTGATCTGGCGGGCGAAGGGCTCTTTGCCTATGGCAGCCGCGTGGGGTTCTGGCGGCTGATGCGGCTTTTTCAGGAGCGCGGGTTGCCCATGACGGTCTTTGGCTGCGCGCTGGCGATCGAGCGGAACCGGCAAGCGGCGCAAGCCATTCGCGATTCTGGATTTGACTGTTGCTGCCATGGCTGGCGCTGGGTCAAGCACTTTGAGTTGAGTGAAGACGAAGAGCGAGACCATATCAAACGTGCCATCGCTTCACTGCGGGAAACCTTGGGCGAGCGGCCCCTTGGATGGTACTGCCGCTATGGTCCCAGCGTAAACACCCGCAAGCTGGTGGTGGAGGAGGGCGGTTTCCTCTACGATTCAGACGCTTACGACGATGAATTGCCCTATTGGACCAAAGTCGCTGGCAAACCGCATCTGGTCGTTCCCTATTCGCTGACCAACAATGATGCGAAATTCTGCGGATCCTTTGCGACGTCCAACGATTACTTCGAGTGGCACAAGGATGCCTTCGACATGCTCTACCGGGAAGGGGCGAGCGCGCCCAAGATGATGTCGGTCGGGCTGCACATGCGGCTGATCGGGCATCCCGCGCGGGCCGTGGGCTTGGAACGTTTCCTCGATTATGTTGCCGGTCATGACGATGTCTGGATCACGCGGCGGCTGGATATCGCCCATCATTGGGCCAAAACACATCCCTATTCCGGACCTCTTGGATGA
- a CDS encoding peptidase, with protein MSGTRHQIVVALGDTRYRVDRPFGTWPQTAGKVSDVVVLRDGRVLVLLRSDPYVDPDGPRVIVLSCDGDYLGAWGDLDIADAHLMTPAPDGRLFIVDRDMHEIIVFSADGQRVGGIGTRGAPGTPFNHPTDVAFAPSGDFYVSDGYAGWHVHRFAGDGTHLATWGAFGSGRGEFLEPHSLWCLPDGRVVVVDRCNNRLQVFDADGVFLDEWTGFHRAVGIWGDDAGDIFVSDQVPSLHRISQNGTRLGRARPVLNGAHGIFGSPDGTIYLAEANPSRVSRLTPL; from the coding sequence ATGAGCGGCACGCGACACCAGATCGTCGTTGCATTGGGTGACACCCGCTACCGCGTGGATCGACCCTTTGGGACGTGGCCGCAAACCGCCGGTAAGGTGTCGGATGTCGTCGTCCTGCGCGATGGCCGTGTCCTTGTGTTGCTGCGCAGCGACCCTTATGTGGACCCGGATGGTCCGCGTGTCATCGTGCTGTCCTGCGACGGTGACTACCTTGGCGCATGGGGCGATCTTGACATCGCTGATGCGCATTTGATGACCCCGGCGCCGGATGGGCGTCTTTTCATCGTCGACCGTGACATGCATGAAATCATCGTCTTTTCCGCAGATGGACAGCGGGTCGGGGGGATTGGCACACGCGGGGCACCCGGTACGCCGTTCAATCACCCCACGGATGTGGCTTTTGCGCCAAGCGGTGACTTTTATGTGTCAGATGGCTATGCTGGCTGGCATGTCCACCGTTTTGCCGGCGACGGCACGCATCTGGCCACGTGGGGTGCATTCGGCAGCGGTCGTGGCGAATTCCTCGAACCGCATTCCCTCTGGTGCCTGCCCGATGGTCGCGTGGTTGTCGTGGACCGGTGCAATAATCGGCTTCAGGTATTTGATGCGGATGGCGTTTTTCTTGACGAATGGACTGGCTTTCACCGGGCTGTTGGGATCTGGGGGGATGACGCAGGTGACATATTCGTTTCCGATCAGGTCCCAAGCCTGCATCGCATATCGCAGAACGGAACGCGCTTGGGGCGCGCGCGCCCGGTACTGAACGGGGCGCATGGGATCTTCGGATCGCCGGATGGCACGATCTATCTCGCAGAAGCCAATCCAAGCAGGGTGTCCCGTCTGACGCCGCTGTGA